A stretch of Oligoflexia bacterium DNA encodes these proteins:
- a CDS encoding PilZ domain-containing protein, whose protein sequence is MSNDQQKRLLELRKFASSRISAKLPIAVNHPIQARYQSLNVSHHGMLIQGTEALSMGAVIKLKTALPPHKKIVPITARVVRVNHENNLHSMGIQFLEIDSQAYMYWLEYIYKIEMMDTQDSDASATKMILNERKKQGCNTRKILVSFDTQEQAKQFVLEKIRDHKIFLNISTLKIPGDNLILAFSIVDQYKDLQIKTKILSSDDASFQPDWAVLGLPLQINESEDDIRIKLNHFAD, encoded by the coding sequence ATGTCTAACGATCAACAAAAAAGGCTGCTAGAACTTAGAAAATTTGCAAGCTCTCGTATATCAGCCAAACTACCTATTGCTGTTAATCATCCCATTCAAGCTAGATATCAAAGCCTTAATGTGAGTCACCACGGTATGCTTATTCAAGGAACTGAAGCTTTAAGCATGGGAGCTGTTATTAAGCTCAAAACAGCGCTCCCACCACATAAAAAAATTGTTCCTATCACTGCACGTGTTGTACGTGTAAACCATGAAAACAACCTCCACTCTATGGGTATACAGTTTTTAGAGATTGATTCACAGGCCTATATGTATTGGCTAGAGTATATTTATAAAATTGAGATGATGGATACTCAAGATTCTGATGCCTCCGCAACAAAGATGATTTTAAATGAGCGTAAAAAACAGGGCTGCAATACCAGAAAAATTTTAGTCTCTTTTGATACCCAAGAACAAGCCAAACAGTTTGTACTGGAGAAAATTCGTGATCATAAAATTTTTCTCAATATCTCAACCTTAAAAATTCCAGGCGATAACCTTATACTTGCGTTTTCTATTGTAGATCAATACAAAGACTTACAAATTAAAACTAAAATTCTCAGCAGTGATGACGCTTCATTTCAACCAGACTGGGCTGTCTTAGGCTTACCTCTACAAATCAACGAATCCGAAGACGACATCCGAATTAAACTCAATCATTTTGCAGATTAA
- a CDS encoding PilZ domain-containing protein has translation MATIEKRRENRNSGESLVCFEGDNFSIFSKLHDFSDHGAFIATHYLLDPGTQVTLSFIDGRLKDKKRNAKVIHSSAAKLINGKPIVGLGLEFVGEA, from the coding sequence ATGGCAACAATTGAAAAAAGAAGAGAAAATAGAAACAGCGGAGAATCACTGGTCTGCTTTGAAGGGGATAATTTTTCTATTTTTTCAAAATTACACGACTTTAGTGACCATGGAGCATTTATTGCTACACATTATTTATTGGACCCAGGGACACAAGTTACTTTGTCTTTTATCGATGGTCGCTTGAAAGACAAAAAACGCAATGCTAAAGTGATTCATTCTAGTGCTGCAAAGTTAATTAATGGCAAACCAATTGTAGGTTTAGGTTTGGAATTTGTGGGAGAAGCTTAA